The following proteins are co-located in the Pseudomonas fluorescens genome:
- a CDS encoding glutamine synthetase family protein: MSNNLDQLTDWLKDHKITEVECMIGDLTGITRGKISPTNKFIAEKGMRLPESVLLQTVTGDYVEDDIYYELLDPADIDMICRPDQNAVFLVPWAIEPTAQVIHDTYDKQGNPIELSPRNVLKKVLQLYADRGWQPIVAPEMEFYLTKRCEDPDFPLQPPIGRSGRPETGRQSFSIEAANEFDPLFEDVYDWCELQELDLDTLIHEDGTAQMEINFRHGDALSLADQILVFKRTMREAALKHNVAATFMAKPMTGEPGSAMHLHQSIIDIATGKNVFSNEDGTMSQLFLNHIGGLQKFIPELLPLFAPNVNSFRRFLPDTSAPVNVEWGEENRTVGLRVPDAGPQNRRVENRLPGADANPYLAIAASLLCGYIGMVEGHNPSAPVVGRGYERRNLRLPLTIEDALERMENSKTIEKYLGQKFITGYVAVKRAEHENFKRVISSWEREFLLFAV; encoded by the coding sequence ATGAGTAACAACCTCGACCAGCTCACCGATTGGTTGAAAGACCACAAGATCACAGAAGTCGAATGCATGATTGGCGACCTCACCGGTATCACCCGGGGCAAGATCTCGCCGACCAACAAGTTCATCGCCGAAAAAGGCATGCGCCTGCCCGAGAGCGTTCTGTTGCAGACCGTGACCGGCGACTATGTCGAAGACGACATCTATTACGAATTGCTCGACCCGGCCGACATCGACATGATCTGCCGCCCCGACCAGAACGCCGTATTCCTGGTGCCCTGGGCCATCGAGCCTACCGCCCAGGTGATTCACGACACCTACGACAAGCAAGGCAACCCGATCGAGCTGTCGCCGCGCAACGTGCTCAAGAAAGTCCTCCAGCTCTACGCCGACCGAGGCTGGCAGCCCATCGTGGCGCCGGAGATGGAGTTCTACCTGACCAAACGCTGCGAAGACCCGGACTTCCCGCTGCAACCGCCGATCGGCCGTTCCGGGCGCCCGGAGACCGGTCGCCAGTCCTTCTCTATAGAAGCGGCCAACGAGTTCGACCCGTTGTTCGAAGACGTCTACGACTGGTGTGAACTCCAGGAGCTGGACCTCGATACCCTGATCCATGAAGACGGCACCGCGCAGATGGAAATCAACTTCCGTCATGGCGATGCGCTGTCCCTGGCCGACCAGATCCTGGTGTTCAAACGCACCATGCGCGAGGCCGCACTCAAGCACAACGTGGCCGCCACCTTCATGGCCAAGCCCATGACCGGCGAGCCCGGCAGCGCGATGCACCTGCACCAGAGCATCATCGACATCGCCACCGGCAAGAACGTCTTCTCTAATGAAGACGGGACCATGAGCCAGCTGTTCCTCAACCACATCGGTGGCCTGCAGAAATTCATCCCTGAATTGCTGCCGCTGTTTGCCCCCAACGTGAACTCGTTCCGCCGCTTCCTGCCCGACACCTCGGCGCCGGTGAACGTGGAATGGGGCGAAGAAAACCGCACCGTCGGCCTGCGCGTACCGGATGCCGGCCCGCAGAACCGTCGCGTCGAAAACCGCCTGCCGGGCGCCGACGCCAATCCGTACCTGGCGATTGCCGCCAGCCTGCTGTGCGGCTACATCGGTATGGTCGAAGGTCATAACCCAAGCGCGCCGGTGGTGGGCCGCGGATATGAGCGCCGCAACCTGCGCCTGCCGCTGACCATCGAAGACGCCCTTGAGCGTATGGAAAACAGCAAGACCATCGAAAAATATCTGGGTCAAAAATTCATCACAGGCTACGTCGCGGTCAAGCGGGCCGAGCATGAAAACTTCAAGCGCGTGATCAGTTCGTGGGAGCGGGAATTCCTGCTCTTCGCCGTCTGA